In Streptomyces capitiformicae, one genomic interval encodes:
- a CDS encoding DUF6158 family protein: MTGVHPDQLDDQQLMKELESIHRTRHDTLLHGSSEALRTHNERMAQLEGEYLRRHPRRPIVSGRTREGARERGCATP, translated from the coding sequence ATGACCGGAGTGCACCCGGACCAGCTGGACGACCAGCAGCTGATGAAAGAGCTGGAGTCGATCCACCGCACGCGTCACGACACGCTGCTGCACGGATCGAGCGAAGCGCTGCGCACCCACAACGAACGGATGGCGCAACTGGAGGGGGAGTATCTGCGCCGCCACCCGCGCCGCCCGATCGTCTCGGGCCGCACGCGCGAGGGCGCCCGGGAGCGAGGATGTGCGACGCCATGA
- a CDS encoding type 1 glutamine amidotransferase domain-containing protein — MRIAFLTAPQGVEQIELTDPWQAVTDAGHEPVLVSTRPGHIQAFHHLDKADTFPVDDVVGEVPVESFDGLVLPGGVANPDFLRMEDKAVAFVQDFFEQGRPVAAICHAPWTLVEADVVRGRVLTSWPSLRKDIQNAGGTWIDEQVKVCDHGPNKLITSRRPDDLKAFCEAFLDVFTEEAA; from the coding sequence ATGCGTATCGCATTCCTGACCGCACCCCAAGGCGTCGAGCAGATCGAGCTGACCGACCCCTGGCAGGCGGTGACGGACGCCGGTCACGAGCCCGTCCTGGTGTCGACGAGGCCCGGCCACATCCAGGCCTTCCACCATCTCGACAAGGCGGACACCTTCCCCGTGGACGACGTCGTGGGAGAGGTGCCGGTCGAGTCGTTCGACGGGCTCGTGCTGCCGGGCGGTGTGGCCAACCCCGACTTCCTGCGGATGGAGGACAAGGCGGTGGCGTTCGTCCAGGACTTCTTCGAGCAGGGCCGACCGGTGGCGGCCATCTGCCACGCCCCGTGGACGCTGGTCGAGGCCGATGTCGTACGCGGCCGAGTGCTGACCTCGTGGCCGAGCCTGCGCAAGGACATCCAGAACGCGGGCGGCACCTGGATCGACGAGCAGGTCAAGGTGTGCGACCACGGCCCCAACAAGCTGATCACCAGCCGTAGGCCGGACGACCTGAAGGCGTTCTGCGAGGCCTTCCTGGACGTGTTCACCGAGGAGGCCGCCTGA
- a CDS encoding diguanylate cyclase produces MTRDQAAEISATSHSVDVGEVTTRYLLYGLLPSWFVPGVADWMMHRRTRIEETAGTKESLIHSLMMTEVGVPIALTLRYEINPLLLSVQLAGAAAHEATALWDVRTAVDSDREVKPIEQHIHSFLESLPFGALAALMCLRNDQVESLLRGGRGDPDAWRLVPRRRPLSRGYLTGIGLAIGACVLLPYGEELLRCVRAARRRRRDEKHEKHGNHLQYTTADAATWRAAEHGAKGD; encoded by the coding sequence ATGACCCGTGACCAGGCAGCCGAGATCAGCGCGACGTCCCACTCGGTCGACGTCGGCGAGGTGACCACCCGGTATCTGCTGTACGGCCTGCTGCCGTCCTGGTTCGTCCCGGGCGTGGCCGACTGGATGATGCACCGGCGTACCCGTATCGAGGAGACGGCGGGTACGAAGGAGTCGCTGATCCACTCGCTGATGATGACCGAGGTCGGCGTCCCCATCGCGCTGACCCTGCGCTATGAGATCAACCCCCTGCTGCTGTCGGTGCAGTTGGCCGGAGCGGCCGCACACGAGGCGACCGCGCTGTGGGACGTGCGGACCGCCGTGGACAGCGACCGTGAGGTCAAGCCGATCGAGCAGCACATCCACAGCTTCCTGGAGTCGCTGCCCTTCGGGGCGCTGGCCGCCCTGATGTGCCTGCGCAACGACCAGGTCGAGTCCCTGCTGCGGGGCGGGCGTGGGGACCCGGACGCCTGGCGGCTCGTACCGCGCCGAAGGCCCCTGTCGCGGGGCTATCTCACGGGCATCGGCCTCGCGATCGGCGCTTGCGTCCTGCTGCCGTACGGCGAGGAGCTGCTGCGCTGCGTACGGGCGGCGCGTCGGCGGCGCCGGGACGAGAAGCACGAGAAGCACGGGAACCACCTGCAGTACACCACCGCAGACGCGGCCACGTGGCGGGCGGCGGAACACGGAGCGAAAGGAGACTGA
- a CDS encoding TIGR03086 family metal-binding protein, protein MTRTTSDTADTSDAAVPNPLLTRHAEAQDLFGDRVHAVRHDQWDVATPCHEWTVRDLVNHLVSEQLWVPVLVRDGCMIEEVGDTFDGDLLGPDPAASWDTAAHSARDAFAAPGALERTVHLSYGDTPATAYCAQTIADLVVHAWDLSRAIGFEERLPRELLKFAVEEITPYAGDLEKSGLFAAPVEPPVGADEQTRLLCLLGRRAP, encoded by the coding sequence ATGACCCGTACGACTTCCGACACGGCCGACACCAGCGACGCGGCGGTACCGAATCCGCTGCTCACCCGGCACGCCGAGGCACAGGACCTCTTCGGTGACCGGGTGCACGCCGTCCGTCACGACCAGTGGGACGTGGCTACGCCATGCCACGAGTGGACGGTCCGTGACCTCGTCAACCACCTCGTCTCCGAGCAGCTCTGGGTGCCCGTGCTGGTACGGGACGGGTGCATGATCGAGGAGGTCGGCGACACGTTCGACGGGGACCTGCTGGGGCCCGACCCGGCCGCCTCCTGGGACACGGCGGCCCACTCCGCGCGCGACGCGTTCGCGGCGCCGGGAGCGCTGGAGCGTACGGTGCATCTCTCGTACGGCGACACGCCGGCGACCGCGTACTGTGCGCAGACGATCGCGGATCTCGTGGTCCACGCGTGGGATCTGTCCCGGGCGATCGGCTTCGAGGAACGGCTTCCCAGGGAGTTGTTGAAGTTCGCGGTGGAGGAGATCACCCCGTACGCCGGGGATCTGGAGAAGAGTGGGTTGTTCGCGGCACCGGTGGAGCCGCCGGTGGGGGCGGATGAACAGACGAGGTTGCTGTGTCTTCTTGGGCGGCGTGCGCCCTGA
- a CDS encoding Orn/Lys/Arg family decarboxylase, with protein sequence MSPRDAFFGPVEEVPVAQAVGRVAAEPASPYPPGVPVVCPGERINREVVEYLMSGVGHGMYVPDPSDPELRTLRVVAA encoded by the coding sequence ATGTCGCCCCGTGACGCCTTCTTCGGGCCCGTCGAGGAGGTGCCGGTCGCTCAGGCCGTGGGGCGGGTGGCGGCGGAGCCCGCCAGCCCGTATCCGCCCGGCGTGCCGGTCGTCTGTCCGGGCGAGCGGATCAATCGGGAGGTGGTCGAGTACCTCATGTCCGGTGTCGGACACGGCATGTACGTGCCCGACCCCTCCGACCCGGAACTGCGCACACTGAGGGTGGTGGCGGCATGA
- a CDS encoding ABC-F family ATP-binding cassette domain-containing protein yields MGHLEAAHLEYYLPDGRALLGDVSFRVGEGAVVALVGPNGAGKTTLLRLISGELKPHGGSVTVTGGLGVMRQFVGSVRDETTVRDLLVSVAQPGIREAARAVDAAEHAIMTVDDEAAQLKYAQALSDWAEVRGYEAETLWDICTMAALGVPYEKAQWRQVRTLSGGEQKRLVLEALLRGTDQVLLLDEPDNYLDVPGKRWLEERLKETRKTVLFVSHDRELLARAAEKIVSVEPGPAGADAWVHGGGFDTYHEARRQRFERFEELRRRWDEKHAQLKKLVLNLRQAAAVSHEMASRYAAAQTRLRKFEEAGPPPEPPREQDITMRLKGGRTGVRAVTCAGLELTGLMKPFDLEVFYGERVAVLGSNGSGKSHFLRLLAGDDVAHTGEWKLGARVVPGHFAQTHAHPELEGRTLLDILWKEHAQDRGAAMSRLRRYELTKQAEQPFDRLSGGQQARFQILLLELQGVTALLLDEPTDNLDLESAEALQEGLEAFDGTVLAVTHDRWFARSFDRYLVFGSDGRVRETPEPVWDERRVERAR; encoded by the coding sequence ATGGGACACCTCGAAGCCGCTCACCTGGAGTACTACCTACCTGACGGGCGGGCGTTGCTCGGTGATGTCTCGTTTCGGGTGGGGGAGGGGGCCGTGGTGGCCCTGGTCGGGCCGAACGGGGCCGGGAAGACCACTCTGCTGCGGTTGATCTCGGGGGAGCTGAAGCCGCACGGGGGGTCGGTCACCGTCACCGGTGGCCTCGGGGTGATGCGGCAGTTCGTGGGGTCCGTGCGGGACGAGACGACCGTGCGGGACCTGCTCGTGTCGGTGGCGCAGCCGGGGATCCGGGAGGCGGCCAGGGCGGTCGACGCCGCCGAGCACGCGATCATGACCGTGGACGACGAGGCCGCCCAGCTGAAGTACGCGCAGGCCCTCTCCGACTGGGCCGAGGTGCGCGGCTACGAGGCCGAGACGCTGTGGGACATCTGCACCATGGCCGCCCTCGGCGTGCCGTACGAGAAAGCGCAGTGGCGGCAGGTGCGGACGCTCTCCGGTGGTGAGCAGAAGCGGCTCGTACTGGAGGCGCTGCTGCGCGGCACCGACCAGGTGCTCCTCCTCGACGAGCCCGACAACTACCTCGACGTACCCGGCAAGCGCTGGCTGGAGGAGCGGCTCAAGGAGACCCGCAAGACCGTCCTCTTCGTCTCGCACGACCGCGAACTCCTCGCCCGCGCCGCCGAGAAGATCGTCAGCGTGGAGCCGGGCCCCGCGGGCGCCGACGCCTGGGTGCACGGCGGCGGCTTCGACACGTATCACGAGGCGCGGCGGCAGCGGTTCGAGCGGTTCGAGGAACTGCGGCGCCGCTGGGACGAGAAGCACGCCCAACTGAAGAAGCTCGTGCTGAACCTCCGTCAAGCAGCCGCCGTCAGCCATGAGATGGCCTCGCGCTACGCCGCCGCCCAGACCCGGCTGCGCAAGTTCGAGGAGGCCGGGCCGCCGCCGGAGCCGCCGCGCGAGCAGGACATCACCATGCGGCTCAAGGGCGGCCGTACCGGCGTAAGGGCCGTCACCTGTGCGGGACTTGAGCTGACCGGCCTGATGAAACCCTTCGACCTGGAGGTCTTCTACGGCGAACGCGTCGCCGTCCTCGGCTCCAACGGCTCCGGCAAGTCCCACTTCCTGCGCCTGCTCGCCGGCGACGACGTGGCGCACACGGGGGAGTGGAAGCTCGGTGCCCGGGTCGTACCCGGGCACTTCGCGCAGACGCACGCGCATCCCGAGCTGGAGGGCCGGACGCTGCTCGACATCCTGTGGAAGGAGCACGCCCAGGACCGCGGTGCCGCCATGTCCCGGCTGCGCCGCTACGAGCTGACCAAGCAGGCCGAGCAACCCTTCGACCGGCTCTCCGGCGGCCAGCAGGCGCGTTTTCAGATCCTGCTCCTTGAGCTCCAGGGCGTGACCGCCCTGCTGCTCGACGAGCCGACCGACAACCTCGACCTGGAGTCGGCGGAGGCTCTCCAGGAGGGCCTGGAGGCCTTCGACGGTACGGTCCTCGCGGTCACACACGACCGCTGGTTCGCTCGTTCGTTCGACCGCTATCTCGTCTTCGGCTCCGACGGCCGGGTGCGGGAGACCCCGGAGCCGGTATGGGACGAGCGGCGGGTCGAGCGGGCCCGCTAG
- a CDS encoding baeRF2 domain-containing protein, which yields MDLAFLNPLYEHPGPWASVYVGPAVPSESTAHEQSLAAAAISRELAEQGADGATCRALHEAVDELRHAAEPHGRAFFARDGQVVLDPPLASPPPAPEAFWTPLPRTAPLLDLAGEDPVCLVAYVDRRGARFELRGALGSEDAGVVAGRQWPLHRTSTVDWSERHFQLRVENTWEDNAAEVAEALAVCQEETRADLLILVGEDRERHAVRDRLPQALLDRVVEAPHGPGSRLLDEDVARARAEHVRRRASDEVERFLAARGPDAEGRRGAVEDVADLVEAAREHRMDELLVRPAGPDTHRALWVGEDPDQLAVRRTELRTLGQGRGLDEEHTWSARADDALLRSAVTTNAPAISVTAATGATEREVPVGGLGALLRWT from the coding sequence ATGGATCTCGCGTTCCTCAATCCACTGTACGAACATCCCGGGCCCTGGGCCTCCGTGTACGTCGGTCCGGCCGTCCCCTCGGAGTCCACGGCCCATGAGCAGTCCCTGGCGGCGGCGGCCATATCGCGTGAGCTGGCCGAGCAGGGAGCGGACGGGGCGACCTGCCGGGCCCTGCACGAGGCCGTGGACGAGCTGCGGCACGCGGCGGAGCCGCACGGCCGGGCGTTCTTCGCGCGCGACGGCCAGGTGGTCCTTGATCCGCCGCTGGCCTCGCCGCCCCCGGCGCCGGAGGCCTTCTGGACCCCGCTGCCCCGTACGGCGCCGTTGCTGGACCTGGCCGGGGAGGACCCGGTGTGTCTGGTGGCGTACGTGGACCGGCGGGGCGCGCGGTTCGAGCTGCGCGGCGCCCTGGGCAGCGAGGACGCCGGGGTGGTGGCCGGGCGGCAGTGGCCCCTGCACCGTACGAGCACGGTCGACTGGTCCGAGCGGCACTTCCAGCTTCGGGTGGAGAACACCTGGGAGGACAACGCGGCGGAGGTCGCCGAGGCGCTCGCCGTCTGTCAGGAGGAGACCCGCGCCGATCTGCTGATCCTCGTGGGTGAGGACCGTGAGCGGCACGCCGTGCGGGACCGGCTGCCGCAGGCGCTCCTCGACCGTGTGGTGGAGGCCCCGCACGGGCCCGGCAGCAGGCTGCTGGACGAGGACGTGGCGCGGGCCCGCGCCGAGCATGTACGCCGACGGGCCTCGGACGAGGTCGAGCGGTTCCTGGCAGCTCGTGGCCCGGACGCCGAGGGGCGCCGGGGTGCCGTCGAGGACGTCGCCGATCTGGTGGAGGCGGCGCGCGAGCACCGTATGGACGAGCTGCTCGTCCGCCCGGCGGGGCCCGACACGCATCGGGCGCTGTGGGTCGGCGAGGATCCCGACCAGCTGGCCGTACGCCGTACGGAGCTGCGCACGCTCGGGCAGGGACGCGGGCTCGACGAGGAACACACCTGGTCGGCGCGTGCGGACGACGCGCTGCTGCGGTCCGCCGTGACCACGAACGCCCCGGCGATCTCGGTGACGGCGGCCACGGGGGCGACGGAGCGTGAAGTGCCGGTCGGCGGCCTGGGCGCGCTGCTGCGCTGGACGTAG